Proteins from a genomic interval of Negativicutes bacterium:
- a CDS encoding bifunctional precorrin-2 dehydrogenase/sirohydrochlorin ferrochelatase, whose product MVFYPINLNIKDKKCVVIGGGIIATRKIKSLLVAQAQVLVISPQVTSIIQTLIDNQKINYIARDYQAGDIKGCFLVICATNNKAVNKMIAEEAESLGLLFNVIDDSTDSNFTVPAVIRRNDLLLTVSTNGKSPAVAKQIKAELSLIYGEEYGYFLNLIAKYRQELKTKVKTSKERECFWRDNLNKDILTLLKEGKLDEAEAKIKDAIGSFGAKS is encoded by the coding sequence ATGGTTTTTTATCCGATAAACCTTAATATTAAGGATAAAAAATGTGTTGTGATTGGTGGTGGTATTATTGCCACCCGTAAAATAAAATCGTTATTAGTAGCGCAGGCCCAGGTGCTTGTTATTAGCCCACAGGTCACAAGTATCATACAGACATTAATTGATAACCAAAAAATTAATTATATAGCGAGAGATTATCAAGCAGGCGATATTAAAGGTTGCTTTTTAGTTATTTGTGCGACAAATAACAAAGCAGTTAATAAAATGATTGCTGAAGAAGCAGAGAGCCTGGGTTTATTGTTTAATGTAATAGATGATAGTACTGACAGCAATTTTACTGTTCCGGCAGTTATCAGAAGAAATGATTTACTGTTAACTGTTTCCACCAATGGTAAGAGTCCGGCGGTTGCTAAACAAATAAAAGCAGAATTAAGTTTAATATATGGTGAAGAATACGGTTATTTTTTAAACTTGATAGCAAAATATCGTCAAGAACTGAAAACTAAGGTTAAAACCAGCAAGGAACGAGAATGTTTTTGGCGAGATAATCTTAATAAAGACATACTTACCTTATTGAAAGAAGGTAAGTTAGATGAGGCGGAGGCTAAGATAAAAGATGCAATTGGTAGTTTTGGGGCTAAATCATAA